In bacterium 336/3, the following proteins share a genomic window:
- a CDS encoding thioredoxin produces MNALANETSPYLLQHAHNPVQWYPWGKEALEKAQKEHKPIIVSIGYSACHWCHVMERESFENTEVADLMNEYFVCIKVDREERPDVDAIYMDALQAMGLRGGWPLNVFLMPDQRPFYGGTYFPILQWKQLLENIGQAFTSHYEELSNSANEFAQNISISEIQKYGLLPNQATNTLEELHTMYQNLSKDFDKIHGGMAKAPKFPMPSIWRFLLQYAYIAKNQEAKEHLEITLQKIAFGGIYDQIGGGFARYSVDGEWFCPHFEKMLYDNAQLLTLYSEAYSFTKNPIYKEVAYEIIEFVKRELKSSEGGFYSALDADSEGEEGKFYIWKKRHLEEILGEDTELFCKYYNITNTGNWEFGNNILYKNQTDENFAQENNISINILKEKVHAWKNTLLSYREKRVHPGLDDKILTGWNGLMLKGIVDAYKVFGEKEFLDLAEENVSFLMSNMTSSQGFLWRTYKNGTAKIQAYLEDYASVIEGLLALYQVSFKSKYYEFARDLIEYTIKNFYDEKEEMFFFTDENSEGLIARKKEIFDNVISSSNSIMAQNLYFAGILFDNEQYKHIANQMLSRLKRVLSIQVEYATNWAWLYAHSLIPTTEIVIVGEDLELFRKELEQYFYPNKILVGSKNESSALPILEHRTAINGKTTLYVCFDKTCQLPTFNVKDTMKQLNF; encoded by the coding sequence ATGAATGCATTAGCCAATGAAACCAGTCCATATTTATTGCAACACGCCCATAATCCAGTTCAATGGTATCCATGGGGCAAAGAAGCTCTTGAAAAAGCTCAAAAAGAACACAAACCAATTATTGTAAGTATTGGCTACTCTGCTTGTCATTGGTGCCATGTGATGGAGCGAGAAAGTTTTGAAAATACAGAAGTGGCAGACTTGATGAACGAATATTTCGTGTGTATTAAAGTAGATAGAGAGGAACGCCCAGATGTAGATGCGATTTACATGGATGCCTTACAAGCAATGGGCTTAAGAGGTGGTTGGCCTCTCAATGTCTTTTTAATGCCTGATCAACGCCCATTTTATGGAGGAACATACTTCCCTATTTTACAATGGAAACAACTTTTAGAAAATATTGGACAAGCTTTTACCAGTCATTACGAAGAACTGTCTAACTCTGCAAATGAATTTGCTCAAAATATTTCAATTAGCGAAATTCAAAAATATGGTTTATTACCTAATCAAGCTACTAATACTTTAGAAGAGCTTCATACAATGTATCAGAACCTTTCTAAAGATTTTGATAAAATACATGGAGGGATGGCAAAAGCACCAAAATTCCCTATGCCAAGTATTTGGCGTTTTTTGTTACAATACGCTTATATTGCCAAAAATCAGGAGGCAAAAGAACATTTGGAAATAACTCTTCAAAAAATAGCATTTGGAGGTATTTATGATCAAATAGGTGGAGGTTTTGCCAGATACTCTGTGGATGGAGAGTGGTTTTGCCCACATTTTGAAAAAATGCTTTATGACAATGCACAGTTACTCACTCTTTACTCTGAGGCATATAGTTTCACTAAAAATCCTATTTATAAAGAGGTTGCTTATGAAATTATTGAATTTGTAAAGAGAGAGTTAAAAAGCTCTGAAGGAGGCTTTTACTCTGCTTTGGATGCAGACAGTGAAGGAGAAGAAGGAAAGTTTTATATTTGGAAAAAACGTCATTTAGAAGAAATTTTAGGAGAGGATACCGAATTGTTTTGTAAATATTATAACATAACAAATACTGGAAATTGGGAATTTGGAAACAATATCTTGTATAAAAACCAAACGGATGAAAATTTTGCACAAGAAAATAATATAAGTATAAATATTTTGAAGGAAAAGGTACATGCTTGGAAAAATACATTGCTTTCTTATAGAGAAAAACGAGTACATCCAGGATTAGATGATAAAATTCTTACAGGATGGAATGGTTTGATGCTCAAAGGAATAGTAGATGCTTATAAAGTATTTGGAGAAAAAGAGTTTTTAGATTTAGCAGAAGAAAATGTAAGTTTTTTAATGAGTAACATGACATCCTCACAAGGATTCTTATGGCGAACTTATAAAAATGGTACTGCCAAAATACAAGCTTATTTAGAAGATTATGCAAGTGTTATAGAAGGGTTGTTAGCTTTGTATCAGGTTTCTTTTAAATCAAAATATTATGAATTTGCTCGAGATTTGATAGAATATACCATCAAAAATTTTTATGATGAAAAAGAAGAAATGTTTTTCTTTACTGATGAAAATAGCGAAGGGTTAATAGCCAGAAAGAAAGAGATTTTTGATAATGTAATTTCTAGTTCAAACTCTATTATGGCTCAAAATTTATATTTTGCAGGAATATTATTTGACAACGAACAATACAAACATATAGCCAACCAAATGCTTTCTCGACTTAAAAGAGTATTGTCTATTCAGGTAGAATATGCAACTAATTGGGCTTGGTTATATGCACATAGTCTTATTCCTACAACTGAAATCGTAATTGTCGGGGAAGATTTAGAATTATTTAGAAAAGAATTAGAACAGTATTTCTATCCCAATAAAATTTTAGTAGGTTCTAAAAATGAAAGCTCTGCATTGCCTATTTTGGAGCATAGAACAGCTATCAATGGAAAAACTACATTGTATGTTTGTTTTGATAAAACGTGTCAATTACCTACTTTTAATGTGAAAGACACAATGAAGCAATTAAATTTTTAA